The Dendropsophus ebraccatus isolate aDenEbr1 chromosome 11, aDenEbr1.pat, whole genome shotgun sequence genomic interval ctgtctccctgcctAACACCTTACtgcccctgctacacactgtctccctgtcttaaCACCTGACTCAATTTCTTCTATCCCCTAggaccttaggctaggttcacactgcgttttcagcatccgtttaacgcatcagttttttgcaaaaaacgcatgaaaaacggattgcaaaaaacggattcatttgtgtgcatcagtttttccattgacttccattataaaaaaaaacggatcctttttttggcggaccaaaacggaccaaaaaacgttgctgaccctatttttctggacgttaaaaaaaaacggatccgttaaacggatgctgaaaacgcagtgtgaacctagccttagtgagGTATCTCGGCCAGCTATGCTCTGCGACAGAGCCTGTGCCATGGGCCTTGTAGTACAAGACACTTACAGAAGGAGGTACTGGAGTCTTCCAACAGAAATCTAGAGGATGTAGATTCTTTGCATATCCTCTTGCCTACATCCTCTCATTGGCATGGTGGAGAGAGAGTTAAGACATGCAGAAGACTTAGAGAGCCAAAATGGCTCTTAGTCACTACAGACGCCTCTAGAACAGGCTGGGGCGCTTATCTGCATATACAGTCTACTACAGCAGGAGTCTGGATCCTCCCTCCAATGTCAGAGAATTAAGGGCCATTTGTTGCACTCAATGTCAGAGAATTAAGGGCCATTTGTTGCACTCTTATTCACAAAGCATGTATGGTGTACATCAACCAGTAAGGAGCCACCAGATCCTTTCCTCTCCTCAGCGAGACAGGCAAGATTTTTTGGTAGGCAGGCCCCCATTGGTCGGTAGGCAGGCCCCCCATTGGTCGGTAGGCAGGCCCCCCATTGGTCGGTAGGCAGGCCCCCCATTGGTCGGTAGGCAGGCCCCCCATTGGTCGGTAGGCAGGCCCCCCATTGGTCGGTAGGCAGGCCCCCCATTGGTCGGTAGGCAGGCCCCCCATTGGTCGGTAGGCAGGCCCCCCATTGGTCGGTAGGCAGGCCCCCCATTGGTCGGTAGGCAGGCCCCCATTGAGAGCCAGAGGGTTCTCACGGAGGGTATTGGAAACACTTTCTAACTCTAGGAGTAAAGCGACCAGTAGATCATATTAAAGGATTTGAAACATTTTTTCCAGAAGCGCTGTAAGGATAATCAAGTTGATGTGGATTCTCCTTCAACCCCTCAGTTACTGGAGTTTCTACAAGCAGGGTTCACCTGGGACCTCTCATTAGAACTAAAACAATTGTGTTCTTCCACCTTGAAGAAGTGGATGGCAAATACCTCAGACTTAACACGATTTTTCTCCTAGTAATATTGGCCAAGAGGGTTGGGGAGCTCCAGGCTCTTACACAGTGCTCCTATTCGTTAGGCTTCTATTAGAGATTTTTTTGTTTCCACTGATTAATGATAAATGATTGGAAACAAGCTCTTTTGGGAATGACCAGAAATCGTTTGCCATAATACATGAAACGATAGTTGTTAATTACGATCATTTGTATACTAGAATTTATAAATAATCGTAATTACAAACCAACGCCACGTACATACACCGAAGGATGAACAATGAATTTATGGTCAACTCTAAAGATGCGATCCATGAGATATAAATGAATGTTAGTAGTTTGATCGCTGCCGcgtacacacggaaagattatcgcttagatcCAAACGATATAACGATCTTTGCAGGATCATCTTCCCGTGTTATACTCAGATTCTCAGCTGGAGATCAGGAAGAAGTGGACTATTTATCCCTAGGATGTAGTCAGATGCCTAAAGCGGTACCGGAACCTAGGGCTTTAGGAAAGCAGAGGATCTATTTGTTCAATTTCAAGGCAGAAGTACAGGACAAGCAGCATCTAAGCCTTCTCTAACTAGATAGATCCACCACTAGCCATGCTTCAAGGGGCCGGGACTCCGCCAGAATCCTCGTGTGCCCATTCTACAAGATCTGGAGCTGCCTTTTGGGCAGAAAGATCTCGTGTTTCCTTTGCCAGGTTGGCTCCATCAACCTTTATAGACTTTCTtctcggcccgattcggctgatatCGCTCTGagaaatagagacaacgatcagccgatgatcgttggctgatcgttgatataggttaggacctatatttgtcgggcgccagccgcgcaccgctacgtgtaatagcgatatacattacctatgcatggtgcagggctcctcttttcctgcttctcccgggtcccatgcgctcctccagcgtcagggaggcctgtctcagctgacagaccgctcagccaatcaatggccgcagcggtcccggccagtgattggctgagtggcctgtcagccgagACAGGCCTCCCTGACGCTtgaggagcgcgcgggacccgggagaagcaggagaagaagagccctgcaccctgcataggtaatgtatactagttaagctagggctgcaaggacatcagtaactatgttcctgcagcccttgtttaacaataatcgggctgtggaataggcccagtaaacgagtgccgatctagcagccccatcggcccatggaatagcaCCCTAAGAGAATAGCCCTGGCTAGGTCCGCAGTCAGCTATAAGGCAGCCCAGGGAGGAGCGAATTTTAGGGATAAATCACTTTGCTTCATCATTACTATAAatctctatattatatatgatgggctTCAGACTATACTGTGCAAACAATGACAATAGTCTTACCTACAGAGCCTGTGCCGTCTATGATGGCCGTGACTGTGGACAGGGCATGAGCATTTCCCTTCAGAGACTTGTGAGTTCCCTGTGGAGTAATACAGGACGTTATACGGGATAAGCCACAGGTAcacagcacccaggtatatgaGCACCCCAGAGCCCCTACTCACCAGGTCGGCAGACACAGCTGTAGTGATGAGAGAGTAGGGACCATTGACCAGCCCTCCACAGACCAGCAGCATcactgagagagagggggggcggTGAGTGATgcaatggggggggaggggaagactgcggaagaggaggaggtggggggggagcGTGAGAACAGactgcggaggaggagggggggagcgagAGAACAGACtgcaaaggaggagggggggagcgagAGAACAGACtgcaaaggaggaggggggggagcgaGAGAACAGACtgcaaaggaggagggggggagcgagAGAACAGACtgcaaaggaggagggggggggagcgagAGAACAGACtgcaaaggaggaggggggagcaagAGAACAGACtgcggaagaggaggaggggggagcgagaGAACAGACtgcaaaggaggaggggggggagcgaGAGAACAGACtgcaaaggaggaggggggagcgagaGAACAgactgaagaggaggaggaggagggggggagcgagAGAACAGACtgcggaagaggaggaggggggagcaagAGAACAGACtgcggaagaggaggaggggggagcaagAGAACAGACtgcggaagaggaggaggggggagcaagAGAACAGACtgcggaagaggaggaggggggagcgagaAAACAgactgaagaggaggaggaggaggaggaggaggaggcgggagCGAGAAAACAgactgaagaggaggaggaggaggaggaggaggggggagcaagAGAACAGACtgcggaagaggaggaggggggagcgagaGAACAGACtgcaaaggaggaggggggagcgagaGAACAGACtgcaaaggaggagggggggagcgagAGAACAGACTgcaaaaggaggaggggggagcgagaGAACAGACtgcaaaggaggaggggggagcgagaGAACAGACtgcaaaggaggaggggggagcgagaGAACAGACtgcaaaggaggaggggggagcgagaGAACAGACTGCGAAGAGGAAGAGGGAGCGAGAGAACAgactgaagaggaggaggagcaggggggagCGAGAGAACAGACTGCGAAGAGGAAGAGGGAGCGAGAGAACAgactgaagaggaggaggaggaggggggagcgagaGAACAGACTgcgaagaggaagaggaggaatagAGAACATACtgtggaagaggaggagagggaacAGACTGCAGAGATtacttacacactgtagaggtGGGTCCTGTTTTACTGACAGCCGAGAAGAAATAGAGCTGTAACACAAAAGTCCTTGGTgagacccccatagtgtgtgagGGGCAGTCCAGAGACTGGTGGCATTGTGGCGTACTCACCGTGGGGGCAGCGAACAGCAGCATAAGACCGCAGGTTGTCGCCCGCTTGTGGGATTTATCAGAGATCACGCCAGCCAGAATCCCACCTGATGAAGAGATATTGTGAAAGCTGGTGGTAAGTAAGGACAGCAAAGAAGGTGGCCCCAGGATGGATATTATATGCTGCACTATTGTTAGGGGCCCCGGTATGAACCCTCCCCCAATCGCTATCATGTCTGATCACTCACCAATAATTCCACCCACATCAAACAGTGTAGATAAGTCTCCGGCATGGCGAGCGTCCATGTGACCTGCAAGAATAGCAAATGCAGACCCCCAAGTTACAGAAGAAAGAGGATTGGGGgtaggagaggaggaggtggttggTGGCAGGAAAGGGCcccgggagaggaggaggtggtcggTGGCAGGAGAGAACAGATGAAGCTGGGGAaggtggggggcgggggggagaatGGAATAAAGGAGGAGAAGTATAAGGAACTACTCACCCACACTCGCCATGTACAGAGGCAACCAGAAGAGGAAGGTGTAGCTGACCAGCTTGGCAAATAATAAACACATGGAGAATTCTACCACCCCCTGCAGGAGACAAGCAGAGATGCAGCACGTACATATACACATATCTCCCGCCTCTCATACACATGGCTGAATTGTCTTACCGGTATCTGTAGAGCCCCAAAGAAGCTGATGGCAGAGGTGCCACTCTTGGCAGCACTGGGGTCCCTCTGCAGGATGACCACATGATGGGTGGGGTACACAGGCAGAGGTCCCACCATGTTCTGTGTCTCCCacgtctaaaagaaaaaaaaatgatacaatCACTGGTCCACACATTCATACTATCTGCACCCAGATCCCCACAGCCCACCTACACCTCGCCATGGACCCCCCGCCCGGCATACCTTCTCTGGATAGGACTCTTCTGCTTTCAGGATCTGATTCTGGATCTTTAGTCCATTACATGATGAGCTTAGAGGAGACTGAGGAGCAGAAAAACAGCAAGATCATCAGGAAgacatggaagggggggggggggtggggaggggcacAAGCCGGAGGAGCGTGGGGGGGCGCATACAGGGGAGCACAGTCAGAGGAGCTCAGGCCAGCCGGAGGAGCGTGGGGGGCGCACACGGGGGCACAGTCAGAGAGTGTGGGGGGCACATACGGGAGCTCCAGGCCAGCCGGGAGCGTGGGGGCGCACACAAGACGAGCCAGTCCCAGAAGGAGTGTGGGGGGCAAAAAACATACAGGGGAGCTCAGCAGCCTGAGGAGCGTGGGGGGCCCACACAGCGAGCACAGGCCAGCCCGTCGGGAGCGTAGCAGCGCATACAGGGAGCACAGGCCAGCCGAGGAGCGTGGGGGGCGAAAAtacagggagcacagggaagACGTGGCAGAGCAGGGGCCAGCCGGAGGAGCGTAGCAGGCGCATACAGGGGAGCACAGTCGGAGGAGCGTAGCGGGCGCATACAGGGGAGCACAGGCCAGCCGGAGGAGCGTGGGGGGCGCATACAGGGGAGCACAGGCCAGCCGGAGGAGCGTAGCAGGCGCATACAGGGGAGCACAGTCGGAGGAGCGTGGGGGGCGCACACAGCGGAGCACAGGCCAGCCGGAGGAGCGTGGGGGGCGCACACAGGGGAGCACAGTCAGAGGAGTGTGGGGGGCACATACAGGGGAGCTCAGGCCAGCCGGAGGAGCGTGGGGGGCGCACACAGCGGAGCACAGGCCAGCCGGAGGAGCGTAGCAGGCGCATACAGGGGAGCACAGTCGGAGGAGCGTGGGGGGCGCACACAGCGGAGCACAGGCCAGCCGGAGGAGCGTGGGGGGCGCACAGCGGAGCACAGGCCAGCCGGAGGAGCGTGGGGGGCGCATACAGGGGAGCACAGGCCAGCCGGAGGAGCGTAGCAGGCGCATACAGGGGAGCACAGTCGGAGGAGTGTGGGGGGCACATACAGGGGAGCACAGGCCAGCCGGAGGAGTGTAGCGGGCGCATACAGGGGAGCACAGGCCAGCCAGAGGAGCGTGGGGGTGCATACAGCGGAGCACAGTCAGAGGAGTGTGGGGGGCACATACAGGGGAGCTCAGGCCAGCCGGAGGAGCGTGGGGGTGCATACAGCGGAGCACAGTCAGAGGAGTGTGGGGGGCACATACAGGGGAGCTCAGGCCAGCCGGAGGAGCGTGGGGGGCGCACACAGCGGAGCACAGGCCAGCCGGAGGAGCGTAGCAGGCGCATACAGGGGAGCACAGTCGGAGGAGCGTAGCTGGCGCATACAGGGGAGCACAGGCCAGCCGGAGGAGCGTGGGGGGCACGCACAGGCCAACCGGAGGAGCGTAGCAGGCGCATACAGGGGAGCACAGTCGGAGGAGTGTGGGGGGCACATACAGGGGAGCACAGGCCAGCCGGAGGAGCGTGGGGGGCATGCACAGGCCAACCGGAGGAGCGTAGCAGGCGCATACAGGGGAGCACAGTCGGAGGAGTGTGGGGGGCACATACAGGGGAGCACAGGCCAGCCGGAGGAGTGTAGCGGGCGCATACAGGGGAGCACAGGCCAGCCGGAGGAGCGTGGGGGGCACATACAGCGGAGCACAGTCAGAGGAGTGTGGGGGGCACATACAGGGGAGCACAGGCCAGCCAGGGTAGGGGGGAGCATACGGCGCTCAACCTCCTGTCCCACCGGGATAGTTACCAGCGGAGGACCACCATCTGCCTTAATGTCCCGAGGAtctgaacacaaaaaaaaaaaaaaaaaaaaggtgatgacataataaaaaaaaataaggaagaGGTTTTAAAGCATTACTCATTATACACAGGTGGAGGGATTATTTTAAGGGTCAAGGGTCATGCGACTTACGCTCTATGAGGAACAGCAGACATACGAAGCCCATGACTGCAATAATCCCACCAGGGACCAGGAAGGACATCCCCCAGCAGGACGAGACCCAGAAGCCGGCAATCAGAGACCCCAAGATGTTCCCCACTGACGTGTGAGAGTTCCAGACTCCCATGATGAGACCTCTCCTGAGAGAAAAGTGAGGAAGAGACAggtccagtcactatacagagacctcccccaATACAGGGAGATGGAGATGAATGAATGTCTTGCTTCTGTTTCTCACCGTCCTTTCCCAAACCAGTTCCCGATGCAGGTGACGACACTCGGCCATCCTGTGGTCTGAACCAGACCGTTCATCACCTGAGAAGAGAGGAGGTGGAAAGCTGAAGGAGTCACCTGACCCTGTGACCTCTGGCGATAACCCCGACATTCTATACAGCGGAACTCTATGGAAACCCTGTGTCACTAAGCACCGACACTGGTGACCCTGACCGTCCACTGATGGGTCTATAGAGAGGGAGGGAGGCTACATGACCCAAACCATCCACTAATgggtctatggagagggagggaggtTACATGACCCCGACCATCCACTAATgggtctatggagagggagggaggCTACATGACCCCAACCATCCACTGATGggtctatagagagagaggaaggcTACATGACCCCAACCATCCACTGATgggtctatagagagagagagagagagagggaggctaCATGACCCCGACCATCCACTGATgggtctatggagagggagggaggCTACATGACCCCGACCATCCACTGATGGGTCTATTGGAAGGATGGGAGGCTACATGACCCCGACCATCCACTGATGGGTCTATTGGAAGGATGGGAGGCTACATGACCCCGACCATCCACTGATgggtctatggagagagggaggctACATGAGCCAGATAATCCAGATCAGAGTCAGGATGATCCATTGACCCAAATCCCAGCAACTTGCAGAACAGGTCCTGAGGAAACATTGTTGTAGCAGCAGGAAATCTTATGTCTGTAAACAGCCACGAccgacgacaaccaccccaccaccaccccccaccaACAACAGCGCACATCATATACAATCAGGATGTGGGGAATTACCCCTCCCAAAAATAAAGAGAAGATGGTGGCACTGGCCCCTTGTATACCCCACTGTGTCATGTCAGAAGCCCTCCTAGCCTGGAGGGGGCGCTCACCTGGATGATGATATAGTAGGTCAGGTTGTGAATGTTGTAAAAATATCCCAATCCAAAAAGGGCGGTGAAGAAGCCGCTGGCCACCATACCACAGGACAGGAAATAGCGCAGGGGTAATCGCTCTCCAATCATCCCGCTGTGGGGAGagcaaatatattatatatatatatatatatatatatacacacacacacacacacacacatctgtacaccTGGACATAAGCCGTTACACTGCAGCTATCCATCATATTACATCCTCATACATAGCGGCACAGTATGGCGCCTACAGCCTTGGTTACCTGAGGAACATCCCCACCGCATAGGCGCACAGGAAGGAGTAGTCCAGGGCCCCGAGCAGCTGCTTATAGTTCTTCTTATCTGGAGGGAGAAGACTCACAGGTCACACAAGGCTGGAGAACCCACAACTATATATTATTTATGGACCAAAACTTACCGAACGGGGCCCAACCGCAGCGCGAGGCATTGTGCGCCGGGGAGGGGGAAAGCGGCTTCAAGATGACAAATTCCTTATAGCTGTGCGGCTCCACCTCATTGGGCTCCGAGCAGTGCTTGTGTAATTCCCCCTGAAAGGGCAACCGGCAAGATGGATGATGTCCCAACCACCGGCACcatgtataaccccccccccccagcaaccggcaccctgtatatcctccccccccccccagaaatcgGCACCATGTATAGCCCCCCCAAGCAACCGGCACC includes:
- the SLC37A1 gene encoding glucose-6-phosphate exchanger SLC37A1, whose protein sequence is MAALPPGIRFFLSFSKDQWFRALVLLLTYLFYCSFHLSRKPITIVKGELHKHCSEPNEVEPHSYKEFVILKPLSPSPAHNASRCGWAPFDKKNYKQLLGALDYSFLCAYAVGMFLSGMIGERLPLRYFLSCGMVASGFFTALFGLGYFYNIHNLTYYIIIQVMNGLVQTTGWPSVVTCIGNWFGKGRRGLIMGVWNSHTSVGNILGSLIAGFWVSSCWGMSFLVPGGIIAVMGFVCLLFLIEHPRDIKADGGPPLSPLSSSCNGLKIQNQILKAEESYPEKTWETQNMVGPLPVYPTHHVVILQRDPSAAKSGTSAISFFGALQIPGVVEFSMCLLFAKLVSYTFLFWLPLYMASVGHMDARHAGDLSTLFDVGGIIGGILAGVISDKSHKRATTCGLMLLFAAPTLYFFSAVSKTGPTSTVLMLLVCGGLVNGPYSLITTAVSADLGTHKSLKGNAHALSTVTAIIDGTGSVGAALGPLLAGLLSPYGWHNVFFMLMLSDAFALLFLLRLIKKELKCIRPQVIEQTEWKEH